A window of the Vigna angularis cultivar LongXiaoDou No.4 chromosome 3, ASM1680809v1, whole genome shotgun sequence genome harbors these coding sequences:
- the LOC108326040 gene encoding uncharacterized protein LOC108326040, producing MREGLRSRARLGAVSGGEEVVSKRKVVVKSEAVAKDGEGLEVQNSTIEKKDEVARDVKEECGFDLNVSASGEVDLEENGSGRGCFSGGGDIVVAEVDKKAKKEQGSNNEGLVGGRVLRSRSKGGKDRRVYYGENEDVVSESDRECSGVESVKVKTECEEAGEFLGDSYENDKAKVKNAGNGTGNLKRKRGRPPKIKLEVEDQPVHQLPRKRGRPPLASKQNHVVVPNRKEKAALRKDKKGLTMRHDANVNAIDDADSSKSAGDELEKKEVSPVKKSKFTKALETGNNVVASPVRSKTENALVTEKSGRNRVKQLVRDQIKEILSAAGWTVDYRPRNGREYHDAVYVSLDGHTHWSITLAYKRLKEYYEAGNGEGKAYGPGFKFTPIAAEDFQILTKVIKKQRNGKVKSVKKGGKGGNKNKERSGSGAAVGKSVKRKMKRKRSPGDIDSMSPNRMPVLVRDHKRHKTQNKLRSGPLVRNAKEIDSETEGYVLYSGKRTLLAWMIDLGTVLLNGKVHYKAPEDKSAALEGKITGDGIHCGCCDKIITISEFEVHAGRKFADPLQNIYVEEGKSLLQCLLDSWNKQDESERHGFHFVDVAGEDPNDDTCGVCGDGGDLICCDGCPSTFHQDCLDIQKFPSGDWHCIYCCCKFCGSVNGCSDQKDSDDDIAVSKLLTCRLCEKKYHRSCIEANDCNTTDYSDVIFCGNRCQELSEGLEMLLGVRHEIEDGYSWTFIRRSEAGIDASQIKPHMVECNSKLAVALSIMDECFMPYIDHRSGVNLIHSILYNRGSNFNRLNYSGFVTAILERGDEMICAATIRIHGNQLAEMPFIGTRYMYRRQGMCRRLLNAIELGLSSLNVELLVIPAISELRETWTSVFGFEPLESTVKQTVHNTNLLVFPHVDMLQKKISKHELAGHNPIPSEAVNLGTNQIANNCNGVRSSGSDLVNYIEIPRCLNTCQIKDEATSIESDCHLPEGSLNNVPDIASNINDYRQSTKDETCEVVCHKGDENPVMDNTMKNACEYVTDTCGVAGDSQLNNGTVPYEERLCLTSCINTEAPEGQCVSVSLEVAENLPNHVAVSNEVMSNNKSAEDSEPCGTESITRDSKLSADSIHKDSYIVSDSCERRSDTDCGQPNFIGTEEQRGEFISVCGSHGRPNGDCASGEGAAATNLLLHLPSHDVTNNKPWVKGSSELPEPDLQVDQTEQNSAPSPWSPNTCASTGSASRGSTEGIFLSNQAS from the exons ATGAGAGAGGGGCTGAGATCGCGGGCGCGATTGGGGGCGGTTTCTGGAGGCGAAGAAGTTGTTAGCAAGAGAAAAGTTGTTGTGAAGAGCGAGGCTGTTGCTAAGGATGGTGAGGGTTTGGAGGTGCAGAACTCAACGATTGAGAAGAAGGATGAAGTTGCACGTGATGTTAAAGAAGAATGTGGCTTTGATTTGAATGTGAGTGCAAGTGGAGAGGTTGACTTGGAAGAGAATGGGAGTGGTAGGGGTTGTTTTAGTGGTGGGGGTGATATTGTAGTAGCTGAGGTAGATAAGAAGGCAAAGAAGGAGCAAGGTTCAAATAACGAGGGACTGGTTGGGGGTCGAGTGTTGCGCTCAAGGTCTAAGGGGGGGAAGGATAGAAGAGTGTATTATGGAGAGAATGAGGATGTTGTTTCTGAGAGTGATAGAGAATGTAGTGGGGTTGAGAGTGTGAAAGTTAAGACGGAATGTGAAGAAGCTGGTGAGTTTTTGGGCGATAGTTATGAGAATGATAAAGCTAAGGTGAAGAATGCAGGGAATGGAACGGGGAATTTGAAACGGAAGCGTGGGCGGCCTCCCAAAATAAAGTTGGAAGTGGAAGATCAACCAGTTCATCAGTTGCCACGTAAGCGTGGAAGACCCCCTCTTGCCAGCAAACAAAACCATGTGGTGGTGCctaatagaaaagaaaaggctGCCCTTCGAAAAGATAAAAAGGGTTTAACTATGAGACATGATGCTAATGTGAATGCAATTGATGATGCAGATTCAAGTAAATCTGCTGGGGATGAGTTAGAAAAGAAGGAAGTCTCTCCTGTCAAGAAGTCTAAATTTACTAAGGCTTTGGAAACTGGCAACAATGTGGTGGCCTCACCAGTAAGATCAAAAACTGAGAATGCACTTGTCACTGAGAAAAGTGGAAGAAATAGAGTTAAGCAGTTAGTGAGGGATCAAATAAAGGAAATTCTCTCAGCTGCCGGCTGGACAGTTGACTATAGACCTAGGAATGGTAGAGAGTACCATGATGCAGTTTATGTTAGTCTGGACGGACACACACACTGGTCAATCACCTTGGCCTACAAAAGGCTTAAAGAGTATTATGAAGCTGGTAATGGTGAAGGTAAGGCATATGGGCCAGGCTTCAAATTTACACCAATAGCAGCAGAGGATTTCCAAATACTCACTAAGGTAATTAAAAAGCAAAGAAACGGGAAAGTTAAATCAGTAAAGAAAGGGGGAAAGGGTGggaacaaaaacaaagaaaggtCAGGTTCTGGTGCAGCCGTGGGTAAGTCAGtgaagaggaaaatgaaaaggaaacgGTCACCTGGAGACATAGATTCTATGTCACCGAACAGGATGCCAGTTCTTGTGAGGGATCATAAGCgacacaaaacacaaaataagCTGCGAAGTGGTCCATTGGTTCGTAATGCTAAGGAGATAGATTCAGAAACTGAGGGATATGTACTGTACAGTGGAAAAAGAACTTTGCTTGCCTGGATGATTGATTTGGGCACAGTCCTTCTAAATGGGAAGGTTCATTATAAGGCACCCGAAGATAAAAGTGCAGCACTGGAGGGTAAGATCACAGGAGACGGCATTCATTGTGGCTGCTGTGATAAAATCATTACAATTTCAGAATTTGAAGTTCATGCAGGAAGAAAATTTGCTGATCCCcttcaaaatatatatgtgGAGGAAGGAAAGTCTCTTTTACAGTGTTTGCTAGATTCGTGGAATAAGCAAGATGAATCTGAACGTCATGGTTTTCATTTTGTTGATGTTGCGGGTGAGGATCCGAATGATGATACTTGTGGGGTCTGTGGAGATGGTGGAGACCTGATATGTTGTGATGGTTGCCCGTCAACATTCCATCAAGACTGCTTGGATATACAA AAGTTTCCATCTGGTGATTGGCACTGCATTTATTGCTGTTGCAAATTTTGTGGGTCAGTTAATGGATGTTCAGACCAAAAGGATAGTGATGATGATATTGCTGTGTCAAAATTACTCACGTGCCGACTATGTGAGAAAAAAT aTCACAGATCCTGCATTGAGGCAAATGATTGCAATACTACTGATTACAGTGATGTGATCTTTTGTGGAAACAGATGTCAAGAG TTATCTGAGGGACTTGAAATGCTCCTGGGGGTTAGACATGAAATTGAAGATGGGTATTCCTGGACTTTTATTAGGCGGTCAGAGGCTGGCATTGATGCTTCTCAGATAAAACCTCATATGGTTGAATGTAATTCTAAGCTCGCTGTTGCATTATCAATAATGGATGAGTGCTTCATGCCATATATTGATCATAGAAGTGGGGTCAATCTGATCCACAGTATTCTGTATAACCGTGG GTCAAATTTCAATCGACTGAACTATAGTGGATTTGTTACTGCAATTCTAGAGAGAGGTGATGAGATGATTTGTGCTGCAACTATCAG GATCCATGGGAACCAACTAGCAGAGATGCCATTTATTGGAACCCGCTATATGTACAGGCGACAAGGAATGTGCCGTAGGCTTCTAAATGCCATTGAATTG GGACTCAGCTCTTTAAATGTTGAGTTATTAGTGATACCAGCTATCTCAGAGCTCAGAGAAACTTGGACTTCCGTTTTTGGGTTTGAGCCACTTGAATCAACAGTCAAGCAAACCGTACATAATACAAATCTATTGGTATTTCCTCATGTAGATATGTTACAGAAGAAGATATCAAAACATGAATTGGCCGGTCATAATCCAATTCCTTCAGAAG CTGTCAATCTTGGAACCAATCAAATAGCAAACAATTGCAATGGAGTGCGATCATCTGGATCTGATTTGGTCAATTATATTGAGATTCCTCGCTGCCTTAATACATGCCAAATAAAGGACGAAGCCACATCTATTGAATCTGATTGTCATCTTCCTGAGGGTTCATTGAATAATGTACCTGACATTGCTAGCAACATTAATGATTATAGGCAATCTACTAAAGATGAGACATGTGAAGTTGTTTGTCACAAAGGTGATGAGAATCCAGTGATGGACAACACTATGAAAAATGCCTGCGAATATGTGACTGATACTTGTGGTGTAGCTGGAGATAGCCAGTTGAACAATGGCACGGTTCCTTACGAGGAAAGACTGTGTCTCACATCTTGTATTAACACTGAGGCTCCAGAAGGACAATGTGTCAGTGTTTCGTTGGAGGTTGCTGAAAACTTACCTAATCATGTCGCAGTATCAAATGAAGTTATGTCAAATAACAAAAGTGCGGAAGACTCAGAACCCTGCGGTACAGAAAGTATTACAAGGGATTCAAAACTTTCTGCTGACTCTATTCACAAGGATTCATATATAGTTTCTGACAGTTGTGAACGGAGAAGTGACACTGATTGTGGTCAACCAAATTTCATAGGAACAGAAGAACAACGTGGTGAATTTATTAGTGTTTGTGGTTCTCATGGTAGACCCAATGGTGATTGTGCCTCTGGTGAAGGTGCTGCCGCCACTAACTTGTTGTTGCACCTTCCATCACATGACGTGACCAATAACAAGCCTTGGGTGAAAGGGTCTTCAGAGTTACCTGAGCCTGATTTGCAGGTGGATCAAACTGAACAGAACAGTGCTCCCTCCCCATGGAGCCCTAACACCTGTGCATCTACTGGCAGTGCTTCTCGTGGTAGTACTGAGGGGATATTTTTGTCAAACCAAGCCAGTTGA
- the LOC108325702 gene encoding LOW QUALITY PROTEIN: transcription repressor OFP16-like (The sequence of the model RefSeq protein was modified relative to this genomic sequence to represent the inferred CDS: inserted 1 base in 1 codon) produces the protein MPNTRNLRHLNLNMCCSNSATPDSETPPLSPITTSSHHNTHSASPSSIMIKNFNSIYDPTLTSNNSFSSTFFSTTTTTTTFFEPEPEPQPADFATAFASQRFFFSSPGHSNSLLQYTNKTTQHHSASLREDAAHVDKIKMTKKVLFKGSVAVATYSPDPYVDFRRSMQEMVEARPXADGREVQLECVARASSVLSCAFADLLVSLMSF, from the exons ATGCCAAACACAAGAAATCTGAGGCACCTCAACCTCAACATGTGCTGCTCAAACTCAGCTACTCCTGACTCAGAAACTCCTCCATTGAGCCCCATTACTACTTCCTCACATCACAACACTCACTCTGCATCTCCTTCTTCCATTATGATAAAGAATTTCAACTCTATCTATGACCCTACCTTAACCTCTAACAACTCTTTCAGCTCCACTTTcttctccaccaccaccaccaccaccaccttctTCGAACCAGAACCTGAACCTCAACCCGCCGACTTCGCCACCGCTTTCGCCTCCCAGAGGTTCTTTTTCTCCTCTCCCGGCCACTCAAACTCCCTTCTTCAATACACCAACAAAACTACTCAACACCACTCAGCGTCGCTCAGAGAAGATGCTGCTCATGTTGACAAGATCAAGATGACTAAGAAGGTCTTGTTCAAGGGGAGCGTGGCCGTGGCGACGTACTCGCCGGACCCTTACGTCGATTTCCGGCGGTCGATGCAGGAGATGGTGGAGGCGCGTC GAGCTGATGGACGTGAAGTCCAACTGGAATGTGTTGCACGAGCTTCTTCTGTGTTATCTTGTGCTTTTGCTGATCTCCTCGTTAGCCTCATGTCTTTCTAG